In the Arachis ipaensis cultivar K30076 chromosome B10, Araip1.1, whole genome shotgun sequence genome, one interval contains:
- the LOC107623765 gene encoding probable leucine-rich repeat receptor-like protein kinase At5g49770 isoform X2 translates to MDTLKNIPPNWGGSDPCDAWDGIKCENSRVTSITLSSMGLEGELSGDIGSLTELETLILVGCSFNGPIPDEIGFLQELRFISLNSNSFTGRISHSIGNLLNLYWLDLADNELQGPIPISSGSVPGLDKLHHAKHFHLGKNNLSGNIPPQLFSSEMALIHLYHDW, encoded by the exons ATGGATACCTTGAAGAATATCCCTCCTAATTGGGGGGGTTCGGATCCTTGTGATGCTTGGGATGGAATTAAGTGTGAGAATTCACGTGTTACATCCAT AACATTGTCAAGCATGGGTTTGGAAGGTGAACTTTCTGGAGATATCGGATCACTAACCGAATTGGAGACTTt AATTCTTGTTGGCTGTAGTTTCAATGGTCCTATTCCGGATGAAATCGGATTTCTGCAGGAGCTTCGCTTTAT ATCCTTAAATTCCAATAGCTTCACTGGGAGAATTTCACATTCTATTGGTAATCTATTGAACCTATATTGGTTAGATTTAGCTGACAATGAGCTTCAAGGACCTATACCAATTTCTAGTGGCAGTGTACCTGGTCTTGATAAGTTGCACCATGCCAAACATTT TCATCTTGGGAAGAATAATCTCTCAGGCAATATTCCTCCTCAACTTTTTAGCTCGGAAATGGCTCTGATTCATCT GTATCATGATTGGTAA
- the LOC107623765 gene encoding probable leucine-rich repeat receptor-like protein kinase At5g49770 isoform X1 — MDTLKNIPPNWGGSDPCDAWDGIKCENSRVTSITLSSMGLEGELSGDIGSLTELETLDLSYNKDLTGPLPRAIGELRKLSTLILVGCSFNGPIPDEIGFLQELRFISLNSNSFTGRISHSIGNLLNLYWLDLADNELQGPIPISSGSVPGLDKLHHAKHFHLGKNNLSGNIPPQLFSSEMALIHLYHDW, encoded by the exons ATGGATACCTTGAAGAATATCCCTCCTAATTGGGGGGGTTCGGATCCTTGTGATGCTTGGGATGGAATTAAGTGTGAGAATTCACGTGTTACATCCAT AACATTGTCAAGCATGGGTTTGGAAGGTGAACTTTCTGGAGATATCGGATCACTAACCGAATTGGAGACTTt GGATCTTTCTTACAACAAGGACTTGACTGGGCCACTTCCAAGAGCCATTGGAGAGTTGAGGAAACTGTCAACCTT AATTCTTGTTGGCTGTAGTTTCAATGGTCCTATTCCGGATGAAATCGGATTTCTGCAGGAGCTTCGCTTTAT ATCCTTAAATTCCAATAGCTTCACTGGGAGAATTTCACATTCTATTGGTAATCTATTGAACCTATATTGGTTAGATTTAGCTGACAATGAGCTTCAAGGACCTATACCAATTTCTAGTGGCAGTGTACCTGGTCTTGATAAGTTGCACCATGCCAAACATTT TCATCTTGGGAAGAATAATCTCTCAGGCAATATTCCTCCTCAACTTTTTAGCTCGGAAATGGCTCTGATTCATCT GTATCATGATTGGTAA
- the LOC107623765 gene encoding probable leucine-rich repeat receptor-like protein kinase At5g49770 isoform X3 — protein MGLEGELSGDIGSLTELETLDLSYNKDLTGPLPRAIGELRKLSTLILVGCSFNGPIPDEIGFLQELRFISLNSNSFTGRISHSIGNLLNLYWLDLADNELQGPIPISSGSVPGLDKLHHAKHFHLGKNNLSGNIPPQLFSSEMALIHLYHDW, from the exons ATGGGTTTGGAAGGTGAACTTTCTGGAGATATCGGATCACTAACCGAATTGGAGACTTt GGATCTTTCTTACAACAAGGACTTGACTGGGCCACTTCCAAGAGCCATTGGAGAGTTGAGGAAACTGTCAACCTT AATTCTTGTTGGCTGTAGTTTCAATGGTCCTATTCCGGATGAAATCGGATTTCTGCAGGAGCTTCGCTTTAT ATCCTTAAATTCCAATAGCTTCACTGGGAGAATTTCACATTCTATTGGTAATCTATTGAACCTATATTGGTTAGATTTAGCTGACAATGAGCTTCAAGGACCTATACCAATTTCTAGTGGCAGTGTACCTGGTCTTGATAAGTTGCACCATGCCAAACATTT TCATCTTGGGAAGAATAATCTCTCAGGCAATATTCCTCCTCAACTTTTTAGCTCGGAAATGGCTCTGATTCATCT GTATCATGATTGGTAA